A genomic stretch from Aedes albopictus strain Foshan chromosome 2, AalbF5, whole genome shotgun sequence includes:
- the LOC134288040 gene encoding eukaryotic translation initiation factor 3 subunit A-like, with product MERSVQRSKEILDKLTDYEKGKVENVGDLVRHFRDFVIATTKQEEERRKKEIDVEERRMKQAAEGIERKKRLEKLLVDLNEKIKTEPTVIPKQERDLPIEAEVSDKNKFEPRVKQGLLKSDSGDQFQTPSGSSDKRPPEKNLKFRKTSRDSRELKVRKSGKRLRKQSVSSELSYESSESAWSFYSNQASSADSDRPRRVQERGRREVRQRDRREHQRPLKRIPMSEWRIKYDGKDGGRRLAEFLKEVKMRRRAEIISDRELFRGAIHLFSGRAKDWFIEGMKNRDFRNWGELKSELKREFLPPDLDFQLEIQATNRRQARGEKFVDYLHDILKRFQSMTRPISERRKFEIIWRNMRFDYKNWCWNQVNF from the coding sequence ATGGAAAGATCAGTACAGAGATCGAAAGAAATTTTGGACAAGTTGACAGATTATGAGAAAGGAAAAGTAGAAAATGTGGGTGATTTGGTAAGGCATTTCCGGGATTTTGTGATAGCTACAACAAAGCAGGAAGAAGAGAGGAGAAAAAAGGAGATTGATGTTGAAGAGAGGCGAATGAAACAGGCAGCCGAGGGTATAGAGAGGAAGAAAAGATTGGAAAAGCTTCTGGTCGACCTTAATGAGAAAATCAAAACCGAGCCGACAGTGATTCCCAAGCAGGAAAGAGACTTGCCAATTGAAGCGGAAGTTTCGGACAAAAATAAGTTTGAACCCAGAGTCAAACAGGGTTTGCTAAAGTCTGATTCTGGAGACCAGTTTCAAACTCCATCTGGCAGTTCTGATAAACGGCCACCggagaaaaatctcaaatttaggAAAACCAGCAGGGATAGTCGGGAGTTAAAAGTTCGTAAATCCGGAAAGCGACTACGAAAACAGAGCGTCTCATCAGAGTTATCATATGAGTCCAGCGAGAGTGCTTGGTCTTTTTATTCCAACCAAGCAAGTTCCGCAGACTCGGATAGGCCACGAAGAGTTCAGGAGCGAGGTAGAAGAGAAGTAAGGCAGAGAGATAGGAGGGAACACCAAAGACCACTCAAACGGATCCCGATGTCCGAATGGCGAATAAAATATGACGGAAAAGATGGGGGTAGAAGATTGGCGGAATTTTTAAAAGAGGTGAAGATGAGACGCAGGGCTGAAATCATTTCGGATCGCGAGCTGTTCAGAGGTGCGATTCACCTTTTCTCAGGGAGAGCCAAGGATTGGTTTATCGAGGGCATGAAAAACCGAGATTTCAGAAACTGGGGTGAGCTGAAATCCGAATTGAAACGCGAATTTCTTCCGCCAGACCTCGATTTTCAGCTCGAGATACAGGCAACAAATCGACGACAAGCTCGTGGAGAGAAATTTGTTGATTACCTCCACGACATATTGAAGAGATTCCAATCTATGACTCGACCAATATCCGAAaggagaaagtttgaaattattTGGAGGAACATGCGATTTGATTACAAGAACTGGTGCTGGAATCAAGTCAATTTCTAA